The following coding sequences lie in one Ictalurus punctatus breed USDA103 chromosome 16, Coco_2.0, whole genome shotgun sequence genomic window:
- the ess2 gene encoding splicing factor ESS-2 homolog produces MEETEVCVKADNAVAVRKPQEEPSKPKKKILDEDEYIESLEQIVQRDFFPDVSKLRAQMDYLEAEENGDLQRMREIAIKYGSAMAKYTPRTYVPYVTPSSFETPDGHATSPSSSRSRSITGRDTGLGGKDGGKVEKELPSLDRFLSKNTSEDNASFEQIMALAQDKEKLKNSWLYEAESEYKERREQNLALPSSETQALECVKAGVETWEYTAKNALMYYPEGVKDDTMFKKPREVLYQNTRFDVDPFCKALNKSQIQQAAALNAQFKLGKVGPDGKELLPHESPKVNGYGFEGAPSPAPGVCESPLMTWGEIEDTPFRLDGSDTPLIERSHGPAFKIPEPGRRERLGLKMANELAAKNRAKKQEALRKVTENLASLTPKGMSPAALSPALQRLVNRSSRKYTDKALRASYTPSPSHRASGSKTPLSPSHSLHTPTPGKTRTPASHDPASITDNLLQLPKRRTASDFF; encoded by the exons ATGGAGGagactgaggtgtgtgtgaaggcCGACAACGCTGTGGCTGTGAGGAAACCACAGGAGGAGCCGAGCAAGCCGAAGAAAAAGATCTTGGACGAAGATGAATATATTGAG AGTCTGGAGCAGATCGTTCAGAGGGACTTCTTCCCGGATGTCAGTAAGCTGCGAGCACAGATGGATTACCTGGAGGCTGAGGAGAACGGAGACCTGCAGAGAATGAGGGAGATCGCCATCAAATACGGCTCAGCCATGGCCAAATACACCCCACGCACTTACGTCCCCT atgTGACACCATCATCATTTGAGACTCCTGATGGTCACGCCACTTCTCCATCTTCTTCACGCAGTAGATCCATTACAGGCAGAGACACAGGGCTTG GAGGTAAAGATGGCGGGAAAGTGGAGAAGGAGCTGCCGTCTCTGGACCGTTTCTTGTCAAAGAACACGAGTGAGGATAATGCGTCATTTGAGCAGATCATGGCTTTGGCCCAGGATAAGGAGAAGCTGAAGAACTCCTGGCTGTACGAGGCTGAGAGCGAGTACAAAGAG CGGCGAGAGCAAAATCTGGCTCTGCCATCATCCGAGACCCAGGCTCTGGAGTGTGTGAAGGCCGGAGTAGAGACGTGGGAGTACACGGCCAAAAACGCACTCATGTACTATCCTGAAG GTGTGAAAGACGACACGATGTTTAAGAAGCCGAGAGAGGTTTTGTACCAAAACACACGCTTTGACGTGGACCCATTCTGTAAAGCTCTCAATAAATCACAGATCCAACAGGCTGCTGCTCTCAATGCACAG TTTAAATTAGGAAAGGTGGGACCGGATGGGAAAGAGCTGCTGCCACACGAGTCTCCTAAAGTCAACGGCTATGGCTTTGAAGGAGCGCCGTCGCCTGCACCAG GAGTGTGTGAGTCTCCCTTGATGACATGGGGAGAGATTGAAGACACGCCCTTCAGACTGGACGGCTCAGACACTCCGCTCATAGAGAGGAGCCACGGCCCAGCGTTTAAG ATTCCCGAGCCAGGACGCAGAGAGAGGCTCGGGCTAAAAATGGCCAACGAATTGGCAGCCAAGAACCGAGCAAAGAAACAGGAAGCTCTTCGTAAAGTCACGGAAAATCTCGCCAG tttGACCCCAAAAGGTATGAGTCCCGCTGCTCTGTCTCCAGCTCTGCAGCGCCTTGTGAACCGTTCATCCAGGAAGTACACCGATAAAGCCCTACGTGCCAGCTATACCCCGTCACCCTCTCACAGAGCATCAGGCTCGAAAACTCCTCTCAGCCCTTCACACTCCTTACACACCCCCACACCAGGCAAAACCCGCACACCCGCCTCACATGACCCCGCCTCCATCACGGACAATCTGCTGCAGCTTCCAAAGAGGAGAACAGCGTCCGACTTCTTCTGA
- the dusp11 gene encoding RNA/RNP complex-1-interacting phosphatase, whose protein sequence is MGPKKKNGIPDRWTDYKAVGKRIPGTRFVAFKVPLKQALRRHLSESEVFGPFELMDVLKKEGEELGLIIDLTFTTRYYQPQDLPDTLHYLKIFTAGHEVPSDSTILSFKKAVRRFLHDNQNNDKLIGVHCTHGLNRSGYLVCRYMIDVDGVEPHDAIDLFNKSRGHSIERQNYLKDLKSGPKRSNDGMDEPEQEPVRGGATNRKHDSMTSFWRRDDHQDHFEPFNQSWRNNQKRPCPPPLFHTHPHRDPPPLLFTPPFRGPPPLLPTPPPLLPTPPPLDAWSAFRQGRYPAPPPDPAFMPRYTFGEQPQHTHRKKRRSAHKYSTNSP, encoded by the exons ATGggtccaaaaaagaaaaatggcatCCCTGACAG ATGGACTGATTATAAGGCAGTGGGCAAACGGATCCCTGGCACGCGCTTCGTCGCATTTAAAGTACCCTTAAAACAG GCTTTGAGAAGGCATCTGAGCGAATCAGAAGTGTTTGGACCTTTTGAGCTGATGGATGTGTTGAAGAAGGAGGGTGAAGAACTTGGCCTCATCATTGATCTCACCTTCACCACGCGCTACTACCAACCCCAG gatTTACCAGACACACTGCACTACCTGAAGATATTTACAGCAGGACACGAGGTGCCAAGTGACTCCACCATCCTGAGTTTTAAAAAGGCAGTGAGAAGATTTCTGCATGATAATCAGAACAATG ATAAGCTGATTGGTGTGCACTGCACCCACGGCCTAAACCGATCCGGATACCTCGTGTGCAG ATACATGATCGATGTAGACGGTGTTGAACCTCATGATGCCATCGACT TGTTCAACAAGTCACGTGGTCACTCTATCGAGAGACAGAATTACCTGAAGGATCTAAAATCGGGACCAAAACGCAG TAATGATGGAATGGACGAACCAGAGCAGGAACCTGTCCGGGGCGGAGCCACAAACAGAAAGCATGATTCGATGACTTCTTTCTGGAGGAGAGACGATCATCAGGATCACTTTGA ACCTTTCAACCAGAGCTGGCGAAACAACCAAAAGAGACCCTGTCCACCTCCTCtatttcacacacaccctcacaggGATCCTCCTCCTTTACTATTTACACCTCCTTTCAGGGGCCCACCTCCTCTCCTGCCCACACCACCTCCTCTCCTGCCCACACCACCTCCTCTGGATGCATGGTCTGCTTTTAGACAGGGCCGTTATCCCGCACCTCCTCCAGACCCCGCCTTCATGCCTCGCTACACCTTTGGAGAACAGCCTCAACACACACATCGAAAAAAACGCAGAAGTGCTCATAAATACAGCACGAATTCTCCATAA